In one window of Gemmatimonadaceae bacterium DNA:
- a CDS encoding pyruvate dehydrogenase complex E1 component subunit beta, with product MTSRNRVRSCRWKRSWKTSSSKPQAESAFPMAVITYRDALNMALREEMQRDDRVFLMGEEVAVYQGAYKVSKGLLQEFGEMRVVDTPITELGFAGVGVGAAMVGLRPIIEFMTWNFALLAIDQVVNAAAKMLYMSGGQFPMPIVFRGPNGSALQLGAQHSQAWESWLAHIPGLKVVTPATPYDAKGLLKAAIRDDNPVCFLEGEMLYNTKGEVPDDDYVIPLGKAELKREGEHCTLISHGKMVLVALQAADQMAKEGIHCDVVDLRTIRPMDVDTIAASVRKTNRAVVVEEGWEMCGVGAQVVDYVQRYCFDYLDAPVLRVHQADAPMPYAKSLEKAAKPDVPKTIAAIKQVLYID from the coding sequence TTGACTTCGCGGAACAGAGTCCGGAGCTGCCGGTGGAAGCGCTCATGGAAGACGTCCTCGTCGAAACCACAAGCTGAGAGCGCATTCCCAATGGCCGTAATCACGTACCGCGACGCGCTCAACATGGCGCTACGCGAAGAGATGCAGCGCGACGATCGCGTCTTCCTCATGGGCGAGGAAGTCGCCGTGTATCAGGGCGCCTACAAGGTGTCGAAAGGGCTGTTGCAGGAGTTCGGCGAGATGCGCGTCGTCGACACGCCGATCACCGAGCTCGGATTCGCCGGCGTCGGCGTGGGCGCGGCGATGGTCGGGCTTCGCCCCATCATCGAGTTCATGACCTGGAACTTCGCGCTCCTCGCGATCGACCAGGTCGTCAACGCCGCCGCCAAGATGCTCTACATGTCGGGCGGGCAATTCCCGATGCCCATCGTATTTCGTGGCCCCAACGGGTCCGCGCTGCAACTGGGCGCGCAGCATTCGCAGGCGTGGGAATCGTGGCTGGCCCACATCCCCGGACTCAAGGTGGTGACTCCCGCCACGCCGTACGACGCCAAAGGGCTGCTCAAGGCCGCCATCCGCGACGACAACCCAGTGTGTTTTCTGGAAGGCGAGATGTTGTACAACACCAAGGGCGAAGTCCCCGACGACGACTACGTCATCCCCCTCGGCAAGGCGGAGCTCAAGCGCGAAGGCGAACACTGCACACTCATCTCGCACGGGAAGATGGTGCTGGTGGCGCTGCAGGCCGCCGATCAGATGGCCAAGGAAGGCATTCATTGCGATGTGGTGGATTTGCGCACCATCCGGCCAATGGACGTCGACACCATTGCCGCATCCGTGCGCAAGACCAACCGCGCTGTGGTGGTGGAGGAAGGGTGGGAAATGTGCGGCGTTGGCGCGCAGGTGGTCGACTACGTGCAGCGCTACTGCTTCGATTATCTCGATGCGCCGGTGCTGCGCGTGCATCAGGCGGATGCCCCCATGCCGTACGCCAAGAGTCTCGAGAAAGCCGCGAAGCCCGACGTCCCGAAGACGATCGCGGCCATCAAGCAAGTCCTGTACATCGACTGA
- the pdhA gene encoding pyruvate dehydrogenase (acetyl-transferring) E1 component subunit alpha: MLLQRRFEERCAEMYAIGRIGGFCHLYIGQEAVSTGIISQLRPDDYVITTYRDHGQALARGMTPRAVMAELFGRQDGCARGKGGSMHMFDKQLGFLGGHGIVGGHIPIAAGVGFAIKYRGGDQVIVCFMGEAAVNNGAFHEALNMAALWKLPCLFVIENNRYGMGTAVERASAINDIYRRGASYDMPRGVVDGQDVHAVRIAAAEAIERARKESMSTLLEIRTYRFMGHSMSDAVSGTYRTKEELEQYLKRDPIVLHRQRMEGAGEITAAEVAAMDDEIKKIVQESIDFAEQSPELPVEALMEDVLVETTS, translated from the coding sequence ATGCTCCTCCAGCGGCGATTTGAGGAGCGGTGCGCGGAGATGTATGCTATCGGACGGATCGGTGGATTCTGTCACCTGTATATCGGGCAGGAAGCCGTCTCCACCGGCATCATCTCGCAGCTGCGTCCGGATGACTATGTCATCACCACCTATCGCGACCACGGGCAGGCACTGGCCCGCGGCATGACGCCGCGTGCGGTCATGGCGGAACTGTTCGGACGTCAGGACGGATGCGCGCGGGGCAAGGGCGGGTCGATGCACATGTTCGACAAGCAGCTCGGCTTTCTCGGCGGACACGGTATCGTGGGTGGTCACATCCCCATTGCCGCCGGTGTGGGGTTTGCCATCAAGTATCGCGGTGGCGACCAGGTGATCGTGTGCTTCATGGGGGAAGCGGCCGTGAACAACGGCGCGTTCCATGAGGCGCTCAACATGGCCGCCCTCTGGAAACTGCCGTGCCTGTTTGTCATCGAGAACAACCGCTATGGCATGGGCACCGCCGTCGAGCGCGCGTCGGCCATCAATGACATCTACCGGCGCGGTGCATCGTACGACATGCCGCGTGGCGTCGTGGACGGACAGGACGTGCACGCCGTGCGCATCGCCGCGGCCGAAGCCATCGAGCGCGCGCGGAAGGAAAGCATGTCGACCCTCCTCGAAATCCGCACGTACCGCTTCATGGGCCATTCGATGTCCGACGCGGTCAGCGGGACCTATCGCACCAAGGAGGAGCTTGAGCAGTATCTCAAGCGCGATCCCATCGTGCTGCACCGGCAACGTATGGAAGGGGCCGGAGAGATCACGGCGGCCGAAGTGGCGGCGATGGACGACGAGATCAAGAAGATCGTCCAGGAGAGCATTGACTTCGCGGAACAGAGTCCGGAGCTGCCGGTGGAAGCGCTCATGGAAGACGTCCTCGTCGAAACCACAAGCTGA
- a CDS encoding 2-oxo acid dehydrogenase subunit E2 — protein MATKVMMEALSPTMEEGRLVKWLKQVGDPVKSGETIAEVETDKAIMELVARGEGILRARLVDEDTTSPIGAVIGVIGTANEDITALVGGAAIIAPPSAAVAVVAPAITTPLETAPGAAHDAPVAERRSSPLARRLAAERGIALREIQGSGPNGRVIRRDIEAAAAAPATQSSATAALPSSLPAAKSAPVVPTAVTSTAMRIDGEFKDVALTQIRKTIARRLGESIGPIPTFYLTSEIDMTRVVQLREQMVAAGDQFKVSVNDIVIKAVAIALTRHPECNAHWLGDAIRYFAAAHIGMAVATDDGLIVPVIRDAHTKGLGQIGKESRELAKKARERKLAPAEYSGGTFSVSNLGMFGIDQFTAIINPPEAAILAVGATETKPVWADGAFVPRQRMRVTLSCDHRVIDGAIGAKFLQTIRQLLEAPMMMLF, from the coding sequence ATGGCGACGAAAGTGATGATGGAGGCGCTCTCTCCCACGATGGAAGAGGGGCGGCTCGTGAAGTGGCTCAAGCAGGTGGGTGATCCGGTCAAGAGCGGCGAGACCATTGCCGAAGTGGAGACCGACAAGGCCATCATGGAGCTCGTGGCGCGCGGCGAAGGGATCTTGCGCGCGCGATTGGTGGACGAAGACACGACCAGTCCCATCGGCGCCGTCATCGGCGTGATCGGCACGGCCAACGAGGACATCACCGCGTTGGTCGGCGGTGCCGCGATCATCGCACCACCATCCGCGGCCGTCGCCGTGGTCGCACCGGCCATCACCACACCGCTGGAAACCGCTCCGGGTGCCGCGCATGACGCGCCAGTGGCAGAGAGGCGCTCGTCGCCACTTGCCCGTCGTCTCGCCGCCGAGCGTGGAATTGCACTGCGGGAAATCCAAGGCAGTGGACCCAACGGGCGCGTTATTCGTCGTGACATCGAAGCCGCAGCCGCCGCGCCCGCGACCCAGTCCAGCGCGACTGCGGCGCTGCCATCGTCGCTACCAGCGGCCAAGTCAGCCCCCGTCGTGCCGACCGCCGTCACCAGTACCGCCATGCGGATCGACGGGGAGTTCAAGGACGTGGCCCTGACCCAGATCCGCAAGACGATCGCGCGGCGACTGGGCGAATCGATTGGTCCCATTCCGACGTTCTATCTCACGTCGGAAATCGACATGACGCGCGTGGTGCAGTTGCGCGAGCAGATGGTGGCCGCCGGCGATCAGTTCAAGGTGTCGGTCAACGACATCGTCATCAAAGCCGTCGCCATTGCCCTCACGCGACATCCCGAATGCAACGCGCACTGGCTGGGCGATGCCATTCGCTACTTCGCGGCAGCGCACATCGGAATGGCCGTGGCCACCGATGACGGGCTCATTGTCCCCGTCATTCGAGATGCGCACACCAAAGGCCTGGGACAGATCGGCAAGGAATCGCGTGAGCTGGCCAAGAAGGCCCGCGAACGCAAACTCGCGCCGGCCGAATACAGCGGCGGCACGTTCTCCGTGTCCAATCTCGGCATGTTCGGCATCGATCAGTTCACGGCCATCATCAATCCGCCCGAGGCCGCTATTCTGGCTGTTGGTGCCACGGAAACCAAGCCCGTCTGGGCAGACGGCGCGTTCGTTCCCAGACAGCGCATGCGGGTCACACTCAGCTGCGATCATCGGGTCATCGATGGCGCCATCGGGGCAAAATTTCTCCAGACGATTCGCCAGCTCCTGGAAGCGCCGATGATGATGCTGTTCTAG
- the lipA gene encoding lipoyl synthase: MGRHRREPLPERKPQWLKVKAPGGENYLRLKHMMRDLNLHTVCQEAHCPNIGECWEHGTATFMILGDVCTRNCAYCAVSHGRPPAYDVEEPSRVAQAIAELNLRHAVITSVDRDDLPDFGSYIFAETIRQIRQRLPQCSIEVLVPDFQGDESAIRAVLDARPDIYNHNTETVPRLYKKARPGGRYERLLEIFRITKRYAPDIPTKTGIILGLGETNEEVVEVMKDLRAVNVDILTLGQYLRPSDGHIALDRYVTPEEFRELYHAGMALGFKHVESGPLVRSSYHAWEQVQAAALST; the protein is encoded by the coding sequence ATGGGCCGCCATCGCCGCGAGCCGCTGCCGGAGCGGAAGCCGCAGTGGCTCAAGGTCAAGGCGCCGGGTGGCGAGAATTACCTTCGCCTCAAACACATGATGCGGGATCTCAACCTGCATACCGTGTGTCAGGAGGCGCATTGCCCCAACATCGGGGAATGCTGGGAGCATGGAACGGCCACGTTCATGATCCTGGGTGACGTCTGTACGCGGAATTGCGCCTACTGCGCCGTGTCCCACGGGCGCCCACCGGCCTACGACGTGGAAGAACCGTCGCGCGTGGCCCAGGCCATCGCTGAGCTCAACCTGCGGCACGCGGTCATCACCTCGGTCGATCGCGACGACCTGCCGGACTTCGGCTCGTACATCTTCGCCGAAACGATCCGCCAGATCCGCCAGCGATTGCCCCAGTGCTCAATCGAAGTGCTGGTGCCGGACTTTCAGGGCGACGAGTCCGCCATACGTGCCGTGCTCGACGCGCGCCCGGACATCTACAATCACAACACCGAGACGGTGCCGCGCCTCTACAAGAAGGCCCGTCCGGGCGGTCGCTATGAGCGGCTGCTGGAAATCTTTCGCATCACCAAGCGCTATGCCCCGGACATCCCTACCAAGACCGGCATCATTCTCGGACTCGGTGAGACCAACGAGGAAGTGGTCGAGGTCATGAAGGACCTGCGCGCGGTAAACGTAGACATCCTCACCCTCGGCCAGTACCTGCGGCCATCCGATGGACACATCGCGCTCGACCGGTATGTCACCCCCGAAGAATTCCGCGAGCTCTACCACGCCGGCATGGCGCTCGGTTTCAAACACGTCGAGAGCGGCCCCTTGGTGCGCTCCAGCTATCACGCGTGGGAGCAAGTGCAAGCAGCTGCACTCAGTACTTAG